The genomic region GACGACCTTCGAAAGCCTATCTTCCGGCATCCCCTGCAAGACTCCCTCCGTCTGCCCGAGAACAATCTCGAGCGTCCGGCCTGACTCCCTTTCTTCCCGGGTTTCGCCTACACAGAGAATGGGAAGCAGCCCCGAGTCGAAAGCGGCGGCGGCCTTTCGGGCGACGCCCACATCGCTTTCATGGAAGTACTGCCTGCGCTCGGAATGGCCGAGAATGACCCAGTCTGCCCCGGCTTCCCGGAGAAGAGGCGCGGAGATCTCTCCCGTGAAGGCACCTTCGGGAGCTTCATGCAGGTTCTGACCTGCCACACCGATGCCGGAAGCCGTCAGCAGTTCGGCGACGGCCGGCAGACTGACAAAGGGAGGGGCCACGAGAAGGTCTGCCTCTGTCTTGCGTCCTTCCATGCCGTCCTGAATGCCCTTGACCAGGTCGCGGGATGCCCGGGGACCGAGATTCATTTTCCAGTTCCCGGCAATCAGGATTCTACGGCTCATGGGTCACGCCTTTCGCCTCGGTCAGAGCCTCCACACCGGGCAGGTCTCTTCCCTCTACCAGTTCCAGACTCGCGCCGCCACCCGTGGAAATGTGGCTCAGGCTCTCTCCGAGACCCAGTTGCTTGACGGCGGCCACCGAGTCCCCTCCGCCGACCACCGTGCGGGCTCCCTTGCCCGTAGCCTCGGCAAGTGCTCGCGCCATTGACAAAGTACCCTGGGCAAAGGGTTTCAGTTCAAAGACACCCATGGGACCGTTCCAGAAAACGGTTTTCGCCTGAGAAAGTCGGCCCGAATACAACTCGCAGGTGTCCGGCCCGATATCCAGTCCCATCCATCCTTCCGGCAAGTCCGTGGGAAGAACGGTGCGGATTTCTGCATCCGCCGACATGTTGGGGGCAATCAGGAGATCCACGGGAAGCAGGATTTCCTTGTTCATTTCCCGGGACTTCTCGATCAGGGAGCGTGCTGCATCGAACAGTTCCTCGTCCACGATGCTATTGCCCACACCCAGCCCCATGGCCTTGAAAAAGGTGAAGGCCATGCCGCCGCCGATCAGGATGCTGTCGACATGCTCGAGGAGGTTTTTGATGACGGGAATCTTGCCCGAAATCTTGGCTCCTCCAAGCAGGGCGACGCAGGGGCGCAGAGGCTCGTCAAATAGCCCGCCCAGATACTCCAGTTCTTTTTCCATGAGAAAACCGGCGGCCGCAGTTTCCATTTTCCGAGCCACACCCTCGGTCGATGCATGGGCGCGATGGGCCGTGCCAAAGGCATCGTTTACATAGATGTCAGCCAGCGAGGCCAGTTGCTCGGCAAAGGCCTCCTCATTGTCGGTCTCTTCGGCATGGAAGCGCAGATTCTCCAATAGCAGAATCTCACCCTCCCCCATTTCCGAAATCATCGACTCGACCTCTTCTCCCAGGCAATCCCGCGCAAATCGGACCGGCGCGTCCACCAGTTTTGCCAGGCGGTCGGCGACCGGGGAAAGGCTCATCTCAAAAACGACTTTTCCCTTGGGACGCCCCAGATGGCTGGCAAGGATGAGTCGGGCACCGTTGTCGATCAGGTGTTGAATGGAGGGCAGGGCCGCACGGATGCGGGTGTCATCCGTCACCTCCTGCCGGTCATTGAGCGGCACATTGAAGTCCGTTCGCATAAAGACAGTTTTGCCGGCGGTATCCAGATCCCGGATGCTGAGCTTGGAAAACATGCTCCCCCCCCACACGAAGGTTCGAGGCTTGGAAATGCGTTCAATTCAAGGTAGGCAGGCATTCTGGAGCCTGTCAAGAGGAGACGCGACCGGCGAGAACTGCCTTGACCGGGCCTTCATAATCCAGAGCATCCCGGCAGGCCAAAAGAGTCGCCCCCGTCGTGCAGAGATCGTCAACCAGCACCAGACAGGCATCTCCGCGATACTCCTTGCGACGACGGAACTCGCGCCCTGCCGCAGACAGTCTCTCCTCCCTTCGCCGGGAAGCCTGTTGCCCGCTCATCAGTCCCCGATGAAGCAAGCACCGGGGTTTCTCCAGTCCCAGTTCCCGGGCAATGCCTCTGGCCAGCAGTTCACTCTGGTTGAAACCCCGCTTCACCCTTCGAAAAAGCGGAAGGGGAACCGGCACCAGAAGCCAGGGACGAGGCCAGCCGGAATGACGAAGTCGCTCGGCCATGGCCGAAACCAGCAAAGGAAGAACTGCATCGCGGCCCGTGTATTTCCAGGCCTTGATCAGCCCTGTCAGGGTTCTTTCAGCCTCAAAGGCGGCAAGCAGCGGGAGCCCGGACAAGCGTTCCTCCCCCAGCAGTGGGCGAAGTTGCACATTGCATCGCTCGCAGAGCAGGGGAAAACGCGCGCCCTCCAGACGAGGAAAGACCAGTTCCTGCCCACAGGCGTGACATTGGCTCGGGAACAGGGTTCCCGCCCAGTATTTCAGATTCAATGGTAACTCACTCTCCGGGAGAGAGAAGCCCGAGGGATTGGGCCATGTCAGATAAAGGCGCCCTGAGTCCTGTCCAGAAACGGAAGGCTTCATGACCCTGATAAAGAAGCATCGAGCGTCCATCCACGACCTTGCAGCCCATTTCCCTGCAAGCCAGCTGCCAGGGAGTTTCATGACTGAGCAGGTCCATACAGAAGACCGGTCGAGGGGGAAGAGGCGGGAGAGGGTCGTCATTGTGTAGACCCAGGGAAGTCGCCTGGATCACGAGATCACAATCTCCGGGCACATTGTCGGCAAGGCCGACGGAACAGGAGGAGTCCGCAGGCATCAGGGACTCGATCAGTGCCTCCGCCCGCTTCGGGGTCCGGTTCAGAATCCGGACACTCTCGGCACCCTCTTCCACAAGAACCCTGAATGCCGCTCGAGCGGCACCTCCCGCACCAATCAGCAGAGCCTGCTTTCCCCGGAGACTGCCATAGTTCTCGGCAAGGGCGGAACGGAAGCCGTGAAAATCTCCATTGTGCCCTTCCCAGGACGAGCCCGAAGGTCTCAGGGTGTTTACGGCTCCCAGCAGCCCTGCCTCATCGCTCAGTTTGTCGAGAAGTCTGAAGCCCTCTTCTTTCAGGGGAACCGTCAGGTTCAGGCCCCGATAGCCTTCTCCCAGAAGCCTGTCGAGGGTTTCTTTCAGGGAAGCGGCGGAACAGTGAATCTTCCGGTACTCGCCCTGCAAGCCCGACGACTTCAGGGCCGCTTCCTGCATCGCCGGAGAGCGGGAATGCTCCACCGGATCTCCCAGCAGTCCCAGAAGCCAGAAGGATGTCATTTCCCGCTACTCCGCCCCTTCAGGATGCGGTAAAAGAGAAGGATGGACCAGAGAACCAGTCCCAGACTGATCCACTGGCTGAGAGTGAACCCCAGAGCGCCCTGGCCGCTGGCATCGTAGAAGCGAAAGAGATCCACGATACTGCGATGGATTCCATAAAGCAGCAGAAAGCTGGCAAAGACCAGCCCCCTCACTCGCAGGGGAAGCCAGAGCAGGGCCAGAAAGATGAGAAGGCCGCCGAAGGAGGCATAGAGCTGGCTTGGATGCACGGCCGGAGAAAGGGGAATCCCCTCCAGGCTCCCACTTGGGCCTGACAGAAACTCACGAGCCGAGTGGCTGGCTGCACTGTGTTCCGGAAAGTGAACTCCGATGGAGCAGTCGGTCGGCAGACCATAGCAGCAGCCGTTCAGGAAACAGCCCACCCGGGTAATGAAAATCCCCAGGGCGAGACCCGGGGCCAGAATGTCAGCCAGAGAGAGAAAATCCTGACCCTTCTTTTTCAGGAACCAGGCAGAGGCGGCAATCGCCAGCAGGATTCCCCCGTAGAGCGTCATCCCCCCTTCCCAGAGATAGAAGACACTCAAGGGCCGGTCTGCAAAAGAATCCAGATGCGAGAGCACAAAGAAACCCCGCGCACCGAGAACGGAAGAAATGAGAATCACCTGGAATAGATCCAGAAAGATCTCTTTCTCGTAGCCAGCCTTCACCCCTCTCTTTTGAACCAGAAAGAGGCCCAGAAGGAAGCTCAAGGCCAGAAGAAAACCGAAAGAGTGGATCTTCAGGGGACCCAGCGTGATGAGGTCGGGATGCATGCTACTCCTTTTGCGCGAATCCTAGTGCCGGGATTCGCTTTCATCAATCAGTATCTCCGCCAGTTTCTCGCAATGTTCACCTGCACACCAACAAGAAGGCAGGTCGAGATCAGGACGCTCCCCCCGAAACTCACTCCCGGAAGCGGCAGGCCGGTCACGGGAGCCAGTCCCATGGTCATCGCCACATTGACAAAGACATGGAAGAGAAGATAGGCGCTTACGCCCACCGAAAGCAATTGACCGAAGGGATGTCGCACACGGGCGGCAATCCGGATTCCCTCGACAATCAGGAGGGTATAGGCGGCAAGCAGCACCATGGCTCCCAGAAAGCCGAACTCCTCTCCGAGAACCGAAAAAATAAAGTCCGTGTGGCGAGCGGGTAGGAAGGCCAGACCCTTTTGCGTGCCCTCCAGAAAACCGCGCCCGGTCAATCCTCCCGAACCCAGAGCAACCTTGGACTGAAAGATCTGGTAGCCCGCACCCAGGCGATCCAGATCCGGATCAAAGAACACATGGATTCTCTTCTGCTGGTAGGGGAGCAAGAGGCCCCAGAGAAAAGGAACCATCAGGCCGCTGGCAATGCTCGTGAGGAAGGAAGTCACTCTCGCCGGGATTCCCATTTCCGGATAGAGGAAGATCTGGGCAAGAAGGATTGTCAGGAAGGCCATCCAGATCCAGTGGGGAAGTCCGAATCCCTCCACGCCGAGGATTTGACCATAGAGGACAAGTAGTGCGCTAATCAGGGGTGCAAGAAGCAGGAGCATTCTTCGAAGGGCAAAGCCTTTCCAGATCAGCATGGGAATCAGAAGCCAGAAGAAGGTGATCGCCGTGCCCAGATCCGGTTGCTGGAGGACGAGAACAGCCGGGGGAAGCACCAGAGCCAGTGAGCCGAGGACCAGACGACTGGGGCTGCTGATCCTTTGCGCCGCCATGTAGGACGACAGCATAAAGATCATCACAATCTTGAAGAACTCGGATGGCTGGAAGCCCACTGGCCCGATCAGGATCCAGCGATGGGTTCCTCCCCTCGCAGGAGGAAAAACGAGAATCAGGATCAGAACCAGAAGGCCCAGACCATAGAGAATCCAGGAAAGGTAGTCCTTGAAAATCCAGAAAGGCAGAAAAGAGGTAAAAAGAAGTCCGCAAAGGCCGACCCCCACCCAGAGAATCTGCCGATGGAAGAAGCCGCGGTGGATGGTGTATTCCGAGCGGTCCTCATCGAAGCCCCAGGAGCCAACAGGAGAGGTCACCGAGTAGAGCATGAGGATTCCCGTAAGCAGGATCAAGGCAAGGGGCAGTATGAGGCGAAGCGAAGAGTGGAGCATCAGAACTCTCCTCTCTCACGAAGCCAGTACTCCACGAGTCTCGAAAAGATCGGCGCGATGTCCGTCCCGTGCTCTCCGTGTTCGACAATCAGGGCGATTGCGATCCTGGGATTCTTTGCAGGGGCATAACCGCAGAACCAGGCGTGTTCGAGCCCGTGGGGATTCTGCACAGTTCCTGTTTTTCCAGCACTCGGGATTCCGGGAACCGCAGACTCCCGCGCCGTTCCCAGCGGACCTTCCATCACCCGGAAAAGACCTTTTCGAATCCGGCGAAGATGCGGTTCTTCAATGCCCAGCTTTTTCGCCCTGCGACTTGAAGGAAGAGACTCCCCGAGAAGAAGTTTCGGGCTCGGCAGAATGTCCCCCCGTGCCAGGCCCGCATAGACGATGGCCATCTGCAAGGGTGTGCAGAGGTATTCACCCTGCCCGATTGAGAGATTCCAGGCATAGCCGCGGGTCCATCGCCCCTTGCCGAATCTCCGGTTGTAGTAGTCCGAATCAGGAACAAGGCCGGCCTGTTCGGAACCGAGATCCAGGCCCGTTCTGCTTCCCATTCCAAATCTCCGGGCCATGTCCGCAATGGGATCCACTCCGATCGCATCCCCGATCTGGTAGTAGTAAACATCGCAGCTTCTCTCCAGAGAACTCTCCATGCTCACCTTGCCGTGGCCCGAAGATAGCCAGCAGCGAAAGTAGCGGGTTCCCAGATCCAGCCCACCCCCGCAGGGTTCAAAGGAACTGCGGTGCAGGAGCTTCTCCTCCAGAGCGGCCAGGGCAACCAGCGGCTTGAAAGTACTTCCCGGTGCATAGCCAGCCTGAAGAACCCGATTGAACATCGGGCGAGACGGATCTTCCCGGAGTTTATTCCATTCCGTGGCCGTCATCCCTCCGGAAAGAAAATTGGGGTCGAAAGCCGGGCGACTGGCTGCCGCAAGCAGATCTCCGCTTTCAATATCCATCACCACGCCGGCACCCAGACCCCATTCGGCAAGGGCACTGTCGAGAACTGCACAGAGACCGATATCCAGACTCAGACGAAGGGTTTCCCCTTCCACCGGCTCCAGCCTCTCCACGGTCTGAAGAAGCGACCCTCTGGCATTGACCAGAAAGAGTTCCTTGCCATCCTGGCCTCGCAATCGGTCCTGATAACGGCGCTCGACTCCTGAGCGACCCATCAAATCCGCGGGGAAATAGGCCCGGCTGCTGCCTCTCCAGGTTTCCAGTTCCTCCCGGCTTACTTCGCCGACATAGCCGAGAATATGCGCAGCAAGTTCCCCCCGGGGATAGGTTCTTCTAGCCCAATCCCGCAGTCTTAGGCTGGGAAGATCCGGGAGCCTTTCTTCCACCCGGAGGATCCTCTCCTGATCCAGATCCCTTTCGAGAACGATTCGGGAAAGTTTCTCCTCAAGGGCTTCCTGATAGAGCGCTTCCAGACGCTTTTCAGGCCAATCCAGAATCCGGCAGATTATCGGGGCCAGGGTGGAGTCGGATTCCAGCGCTCTTCGGGAGAGGCTCAACTCGCAGGCCGTCACATTCAGGGCAAGAGCCTGACCCTGTCGATCCAGCACCAGCCCGCGGGCGGAAGGAATCCTTTTCTCGAGAAACTGATTGTCCCGCGACTGCCCTAGAAAGGCCGAGCCCTGAAAAAGCTGCAGCCAGGCAAGACGCAGAATCAGAAGGCCCATCATGAGGATCACCAGGAGAAGGAGACGGTGAGCCGGGCTGGAAGCCCGGGGACTTCTAATCCTCATTCGCTTCACGGAAGACACCCAGTCCTTCCCTGAACAGGAAGATCAGTCCCAGAAGGAGGAAGTAGAAAACCAGCCCGAGGAAGGCATGAAGCAGGCCCTCCCGAAGCCAGAGGAGAAGGGCGTGAAGGATTTCGGGCCAGTCATAGACCAGATAGAAAATCAACCTTGCCAAAAGAAAGGAGAGAAGAAAGAGAACCATCCGCATGAGGACACTCTTGCGATCCACACGATGGCGCAGATCCGACAAGAGCCAGGCGCTCGGGACAAAGGCGGCAGAACTGGCCCCCAGGGTTTCGAAGTCGGAAACATCGCGGATCAGCCCGAGGGCAAAAGCCCAGAGCAGGGTAGGGACTCGTCCAGCGCGCATCGCAATCCAGAAAAGAAGAAGGAAGGCAAAATCCACGCGATAGCCGGCCGGCGCAAAGCTCTCCAGAAGCGGCTGAAAGAGGAAAAAGAGAAGCAGGATCCCGAGTTGAGGGCGGCTTTCCGTCATCTCCCGCTCCCTTCCATCGCGGGAAAACCGTCGGCGCC from Candidatus Krumholzibacteriia bacterium harbors:
- the rodA gene encoding rod shape-determining protein RodA, with protein sequence MLHSSLRLILPLALILLTGILMLYSVTSPVGSWGFDEDRSEYTIHRGFFHRQILWVGVGLCGLLFTSFLPFWIFKDYLSWILYGLGLLVLILILVFPPARGGTHRWILIGPVGFQPSEFFKIVMIFMLSSYMAAQRISSPSRLVLGSLALVLPPAVLVLQQPDLGTAITFFWLLIPMLIWKGFALRRMLLLLAPLISALLVLYGQILGVEGFGLPHWIWMAFLTILLAQIFLYPEMGIPARVTSFLTSIASGLMVPFLWGLLLPYQQKRIHVFFDPDLDRLGAGYQIFQSKVALGSGGLTGRGFLEGTQKGLAFLPARHTDFIFSVLGEEFGFLGAMVLLAAYTLLIVEGIRIAARVRHPFGQLLSVGVSAYLLFHVFVNVAMTMGLAPVTGLPLPGVSFGGSVLISTCLLVGVQVNIARNWRRY
- a CDS encoding phosphoglycerate kinase; translation: MFSKLSIRDLDTAGKTVFMRTDFNVPLNDRQEVTDDTRIRAALPSIQHLIDNGARLILASHLGRPKGKVVFEMSLSPVADRLAKLVDAPVRFARDCLGEEVESMISEMGEGEILLLENLRFHAEETDNEEAFAEQLASLADIYVNDAFGTAHRAHASTEGVARKMETAAAGFLMEKELEYLGGLFDEPLRPCVALLGGAKISGKIPVIKNLLEHVDSILIGGGMAFTFFKAMGLGVGNSIVDEELFDAARSLIEKSREMNKEILLPVDLLIAPNMSADAEIRTVLPTDLPEGWMGLDIGPDTCELYSGRLSQAKTVFWNGPMGVFELKPFAQGTLSMARALAEATGKGARTVVGGGDSVAAVKQLGLGESLSHISTGGGASLELVEGRDLPGVEALTEAKGVTHEP
- the tpiA gene encoding triose-phosphate isomerase, encoding MSRRILIAGNWKMNLGPRASRDLVKGIQDGMEGRKTEADLLVAPPFVSLPAVAELLTASGIGVAGQNLHEAPEGAFTGEISAPLLREAGADWVILGHSERRQYFHESDVGVARKAAAAFDSGLLPILCVGETREERESGRTLEIVLGQTEGVLQGMPEDRLSKVVLAYEPVWAIGTGLTATPDQAQEVHRAMRERICSKHGDSIASGMRILYGGSVKPDNVRELLALEDVDGALVGGASLEAESFLALIPPFSVS
- the mreD gene encoding rod shape-determining protein MreD — its product is MTESRPQLGILLLFFLFQPLLESFAPAGYRVDFAFLLLFWIAMRAGRVPTLLWAFALGLIRDVSDFETLGASSAAFVPSAWLLSDLRHRVDRKSVLMRMVLFLLSFLLARLIFYLVYDWPEILHALLLWLREGLLHAFLGLVFYFLLLGLIFLFREGLGVFREANED
- the lgt gene encoding prolipoprotein diacylglyceryl transferase, whose product is MHPDLITLGPLKIHSFGFLLALSFLLGLFLVQKRGVKAGYEKEIFLDLFQVILISSVLGARGFFVLSHLDSFADRPLSVFYLWEGGMTLYGGILLAIAASAWFLKKKGQDFLSLADILAPGLALGIFITRVGCFLNGCCYGLPTDCSIGVHFPEHSAASHSAREFLSGPSGSLEGIPLSPAVHPSQLYASFGGLLIFLALLWLPLRVRGLVFASFLLLYGIHRSIVDLFRFYDASGQGALGFTLSQWISLGLVLWSILLFYRILKGRSSGK
- the mrdA gene encoding penicillin-binding protein 2 — translated: MRIRSPRASSPAHRLLLLVILMMGLLILRLAWLQLFQGSAFLGQSRDNQFLEKRIPSARGLVLDRQGQALALNVTACELSLSRRALESDSTLAPIICRILDWPEKRLEALYQEALEEKLSRIVLERDLDQERILRVEERLPDLPSLRLRDWARRTYPRGELAAHILGYVGEVSREELETWRGSSRAYFPADLMGRSGVERRYQDRLRGQDGKELFLVNARGSLLQTVERLEPVEGETLRLSLDIGLCAVLDSALAEWGLGAGVVMDIESGDLLAAASRPAFDPNFLSGGMTATEWNKLREDPSRPMFNRVLQAGYAPGSTFKPLVALAALEEKLLHRSSFEPCGGGLDLGTRYFRCWLSSGHGKVSMESSLERSCDVYYYQIGDAIGVDPIADMARRFGMGSRTGLDLGSEQAGLVPDSDYYNRRFGKGRWTRGYAWNLSIGQGEYLCTPLQMAIVYAGLARGDILPSPKLLLGESLPSSRRAKKLGIEEPHLRRIRKGLFRVMEGPLGTARESAVPGIPSAGKTGTVQNPHGLEHAWFCGYAPAKNPRIAIALIVEHGEHGTDIAPIFSRLVEYWLRERGEF
- a CDS encoding shikimate dehydrogenase, giving the protein MTSFWLLGLLGDPVEHSRSPAMQEAALKSSGLQGEYRKIHCSAASLKETLDRLLGEGYRGLNLTVPLKEEGFRLLDKLSDEAGLLGAVNTLRPSGSSWEGHNGDFHGFRSALAENYGSLRGKQALLIGAGGAARAAFRVLVEEGAESVRILNRTPKRAEALIESLMPADSSCSVGLADNVPGDCDLVIQATSLGLHNDDPLPPLPPRPVFCMDLLSHETPWQLACREMGCKVVDGRSMLLYQGHEAFRFWTGLRAPLSDMAQSLGLLSPGE